One window from the genome of Cyclobacterium amurskyense encodes:
- a CDS encoding tetratricopeptide repeat-containing sensor histidine kinase, with translation MQIKISIDCTRWIDKNWNSLTTNKTEIPLTALLNLKFFFTTSVAFSVVFATHSIFAQTETLRSQIDQIQAIENYENFTPNFEYIDQLNRLGERYYNINPDSTFLLAMKSLKASEQIGYAIGKVDAYRNIGAYHNVKGEYDQAMNYFEEGLSIAEKNQYWLGLANIYNSIGLNNYERGNYSDAVIYYLKALGIKEEHLSKLEQSKTLNNLGLVFMDFGDLDKALDYHSRALKIREEFKDNTGIASSRINIALINKEKGDLDEAKKQFNAALKLGLRINNRQLISVSYFNIAEILLIKEEYNEALAYFEKALLIDKERGDEVGIGYDLLGIGEAQMNLKRLRQAKENIQKSLTIFVESDIKSNINKSHLLLSQVYEMENNNTQALYHFKLHKAYQDSIVNLETEKLIQEISEKYEFDRKEAEFLQIQIEKELLNDKRMEKNFRIGVTIILVILLIAFILAIRSIKSQIKAKAFVTRQKNELEILNKKLLQQKNENEQITNQLFLVNETKDKLFSIVGHDLKSPINSLKGLMQYVMDEKLSQNEFLTVAKQLRNEVEQVHFTLINLLNWAKGQMKGIVTDPVAISIHKIVEENIDLNEPISESKKIEIIDELEENTICFADKDQINLIIRNIMNNALKFTNKGGKIVISSKRHGYDFWEISIKDNGIGMSKEALNNLFSKELGGKPQYGTEGEKGTGLGLKLTKDFISKNGGEVKVYSEKGVGTNFTFTLPSAYI, from the coding sequence TTGCAAATCAAAATATCTATCGATTGTACAAGATGGATTGATAAAAACTGGAATTCGCTTACTACTAATAAAACAGAAATACCATTGACTGCGCTTTTAAATTTAAAATTTTTTTTCACTACTTCTGTCGCATTTTCAGTAGTATTTGCAACGCATTCCATATTTGCTCAGACCGAAACACTCCGCAGCCAAATAGATCAAATACAAGCCATCGAAAATTACGAGAATTTCACTCCTAATTTTGAATATATAGACCAATTGAACCGCCTAGGTGAACGCTACTACAATATAAATCCGGATAGCACCTTTTTACTGGCAATGAAAAGCTTGAAGGCAAGCGAACAAATAGGCTATGCCATAGGAAAGGTTGATGCCTATAGAAATATCGGCGCTTACCACAATGTTAAGGGAGAGTACGATCAGGCCATGAATTATTTCGAGGAGGGCTTGTCTATCGCTGAGAAAAACCAATATTGGTTGGGATTGGCTAATATTTACAATAGCATAGGGCTTAACAATTACGAAAGAGGCAATTACTCCGATGCTGTCATCTATTATTTAAAAGCCCTGGGGATTAAAGAAGAACACTTATCCAAATTGGAACAAAGCAAAACTTTGAATAACCTAGGTTTGGTTTTTATGGATTTTGGTGATTTGGACAAGGCTTTGGACTATCATTCCCGAGCCTTAAAAATTAGGGAAGAATTTAAAGACAATACAGGAATTGCTTCCTCAAGAATTAATATAGCCCTTATAAATAAAGAAAAAGGCGACTTAGATGAAGCCAAAAAGCAATTCAATGCAGCTTTGAAGTTAGGTTTAAGAATAAACAACCGGCAACTAATATCTGTAAGCTATTTCAATATCGCTGAAATTTTATTAATTAAAGAAGAATATAATGAGGCCTTGGCCTATTTTGAAAAAGCGCTCCTTATCGATAAAGAAAGGGGCGATGAGGTAGGCATAGGTTATGATTTACTTGGTATTGGTGAAGCACAAATGAATCTAAAAAGGCTAAGGCAGGCCAAAGAAAATATTCAGAAAAGCTTAACCATTTTTGTGGAAAGCGATATCAAGAGCAATATCAACAAAAGTCATCTCCTGCTTAGCCAAGTTTATGAGATGGAGAACAATAACACTCAGGCGCTCTATCATTTCAAATTACATAAAGCTTACCAAGACAGTATCGTAAATCTAGAAACTGAGAAACTAATTCAAGAGATTAGTGAAAAATATGAATTTGACAGAAAGGAAGCTGAGTTCCTTCAAATCCAAATAGAAAAGGAACTTCTAAATGATAAGAGGATGGAGAAAAACTTCCGCATTGGAGTTACTATCATTCTTGTAATATTGTTAATCGCTTTCATATTAGCTATAAGATCAATAAAATCACAAATAAAAGCCAAAGCTTTTGTCACTCGTCAGAAGAATGAATTGGAGATATTAAATAAAAAGCTACTGCAACAAAAAAATGAAAACGAGCAAATAACCAACCAACTTTTCTTAGTAAATGAGACAAAAGACAAGCTCTTCAGCATTGTAGGTCACGACCTAAAAAGCCCTATTAACAGCTTAAAAGGGCTAATGCAATATGTGATGGATGAAAAGTTAAGTCAAAATGAGTTTTTGACAGTTGCAAAACAACTGCGGAATGAGGTAGAACAAGTTCATTTTACCCTTATCAATTTACTTAACTGGGCCAAAGGGCAAATGAAAGGAATTGTGACAGATCCTGTTGCCATTTCCATTCATAAAATTGTAGAAGAGAACATCGATTTAAACGAACCCATTTCTGAGAGTAAAAAGATAGAAATCATTGATGAATTAGAGGAGAACACCATTTGCTTTGCTGACAAGGATCAAATCAACCTTATTATAAGAAACATTATGAACAATGCCTTGAAATTTACGAACAAAGGAGGTAAAATAGTAATTTCAAGTAAAAGACATGGCTATGATTTTTGGGAAATTTCTATTAAAGACAATGGCATTGGCATGTCTAAAGAGGCATTAAACAATCTTTTTTCAAAAGAACTGGGAGGAAAGCCACAATATGGAACGGAGGGAGAGAAAGGAACTGGTTTAGGTTTGAAACTTACCAAAGATTTTATCTCGAAAAATGGAGGTGAAGTGAAGGTATATAGTGAGAAAGGTGTAGGTACTAATTTCACTTTCACATTACCTTCTGCCTACATCTAA
- a CDS encoding sialidase family protein codes for MRKTTLTVLALTAGLMLNSCGGSNEKKAEVQEDVQLEPNDITGNYHLPEKQKVGEGPLVHAELIYPLDDRPTPQVHASTLVETPSGIVAAFFSGTHEKNPDVGIRVTHLENGKWTRPVEVANGVQNANLRYPTWNPVLFQPKDGPLMLFYKVGPDPRTWWGMLITSDDDGKTWSEPRKLGEDPAIGPLLGPVKNKAVQLEDGTIIAPTSTEFIKDEDTFWMVHFEISKDNGKTWEVVGPINDGVEFDAIQPSILFHQDGSLQILCRTRQDVISESWSTDNGQTWSPMKATSLPNPNSGTDAVTLADGRQLLIYNHSTKEGKEPKGRNMLNLAISDDGKNWTPFMTLENEPNESGYSYPAIIQSKDGMVHMTYTYDRKTVKYVVVDPSKI; via the coding sequence ATGAGAAAAACCACACTTACAGTACTTGCATTAACAGCTGGACTAATGCTGAATTCCTGCGGAGGAAGCAATGAAAAAAAGGCTGAAGTCCAAGAAGATGTTCAATTGGAACCAAATGACATCACTGGAAATTATCATCTTCCGGAAAAACAAAAAGTAGGCGAAGGTCCATTGGTACACGCTGAACTTATCTATCCATTGGATGATAGACCTACACCTCAAGTTCACGCTTCTACATTGGTGGAAACTCCATCAGGAATAGTAGCGGCTTTCTTTTCAGGAACACATGAAAAAAACCCTGATGTAGGAATTAGGGTGACTCATTTGGAGAATGGAAAATGGACAAGACCTGTAGAAGTAGCAAATGGGGTTCAAAATGCAAATTTGAGGTATCCCACTTGGAATCCAGTATTGTTTCAGCCTAAGGATGGTCCTTTAATGCTATTTTACAAAGTAGGTCCTGACCCTAGAACTTGGTGGGGCATGTTGATCACCTCGGATGATGATGGTAAAACTTGGTCTGAGCCTAGAAAGCTTGGGGAAGATCCAGCCATTGGTCCTCTTTTAGGCCCAGTAAAAAACAAGGCTGTTCAACTTGAAGATGGAACTATAATCGCTCCAACAAGTACAGAGTTTATAAAAGATGAGGACACCTTCTGGATGGTTCACTTTGAAATCAGTAAAGACAATGGGAAGACTTGGGAGGTTGTAGGACCTATCAATGATGGAGTCGAGTTTGATGCGATTCAGCCTAGTATATTGTTTCACCAAGACGGATCGCTACAGATTTTATGTCGTACCCGTCAGGATGTGATTTCAGAAAGTTGGTCTACTGACAACGGACAAACCTGGTCTCCGATGAAGGCCACTTCACTGCCAAATCCTAATTCGGGTACAGATGCCGTGACTTTAGCCGATGGAAGACAACTTTTGATCTATAACCATAGTACCAAAGAAGGAAAAGAGCCTAAAGGAAGAAATATGCTGAATTTGGCCATTTCTGATGATGGAAAAAACTGGACACCGTTTATGACTCTTGAAAACGAGCCCAACGAATCAGGTTATAGCTATCCAGCCATTATACAAAGTAAGGATGGAATGGTACACATGACTTATACTTACGATAGAAAGACGGTTAAGTATGTGGTTGTAGACCCCAGTAAAATTTAA
- a CDS encoding sodium:solute symporter gives MDLSLIDLVVFLSYMLAIILFGASFYFKKRSADDYITGGGRLPSWAIGMSIFATFVSSISFLALPGNAYLSNWSGFVFSLSIPIAAILAVKFFVPLYRGIKNPSAYYYLETKFGPWARTYASICYLLTQLARMGAIMYLLALPMNVMFGWSIPVIIIITGVSVLIYSIMGGFEAVIWTDAIQGIVLITGALACLLIIMFSMPEGPRQVFTIGAEHDKFSLGSMGFSLSESTFWVILIYGLFINLQNFGVDQNYVQRYLSAKSDKEAVKSTLLGSLLYVPVSLLFFFIGTALFAYYQAMPELLPEAFSGKDQADKVFPYFIVSGLPVGMTGLLIASIFAAGMSTISTSINSSATIILTDHYKKYISPEVGGKAEMRVLLFSSFVMGLLAIVVAIAFNGVQSALDAWWALSAIFSGGILGLFLLGFIGKNIKQKYAAIGVALGVLVIGWMSLSPVLLEEGMKFRSTFHANLTIVFGTVVIFLVGFLFSAIANRKS, from the coding sequence ATGGATTTATCCCTTATTGATTTAGTTGTATTTTTGTCCTATATGTTGGCTATAATCCTTTTTGGAGCCTCCTTTTATTTCAAAAAGCGGTCTGCAGACGATTATATTACAGGAGGAGGCCGATTGCCTTCCTGGGCCATAGGGATGTCCATTTTTGCGACTTTTGTGAGTAGTATCAGCTTTTTAGCACTTCCTGGGAATGCCTATTTGTCCAATTGGAGTGGATTTGTGTTTAGCCTTTCCATTCCAATAGCAGCAATTTTAGCAGTCAAGTTTTTTGTTCCTCTTTATAGGGGAATAAAAAATCCTTCGGCCTATTATTACCTTGAAACTAAGTTTGGGCCATGGGCTAGGACCTATGCTTCTATATGTTACTTGTTGACGCAATTGGCAAGAATGGGCGCCATAATGTACTTATTGGCTTTGCCAATGAATGTCATGTTTGGTTGGAGTATTCCTGTCATCATCATCATTACAGGGGTAAGTGTACTTATTTACTCGATTATGGGTGGATTTGAGGCTGTGATCTGGACAGATGCCATTCAGGGGATAGTGCTTATAACAGGTGCATTGGCTTGTTTGTTGATCATTATGTTCTCTATGCCAGAGGGGCCTAGACAAGTATTCACTATCGGAGCTGAGCATGATAAGTTTAGCTTGGGTAGTATGGGTTTTAGCTTGTCTGAGAGTACTTTCTGGGTGATATTGATTTATGGGCTATTTATAAATTTACAGAATTTTGGTGTTGATCAAAATTACGTACAACGGTACCTTAGTGCCAAATCAGATAAGGAAGCAGTGAAGTCAACCTTGTTGGGGAGTCTTTTATATGTACCTGTTTCATTATTGTTTTTCTTTATCGGGACAGCACTTTTTGCTTACTACCAGGCGATGCCAGAGTTATTGCCGGAGGCATTTAGCGGGAAAGATCAGGCTGACAAGGTTTTTCCTTATTTTATAGTAAGTGGTTTACCTGTTGGGATGACAGGATTGCTTATTGCTTCGATTTTTGCGGCAGGTATGAGTACTATTTCTACAAGTATAAACAGTTCTGCTACTATTATACTTACTGATCATTATAAGAAATACATTTCACCAGAGGTAGGCGGAAAAGCTGAAATGAGAGTTTTGCTTTTCTCTTCATTTGTTATGGGGCTATTGGCTATTGTAGTGGCCATTGCATTCAATGGTGTGCAAAGTGCATTGGATGCTTGGTGGGCCTTGTCAGCAATATTTAGCGGAGGTATCCTTGGTTTGTTTTTACTTGGATTTATTGGTAAAAATATCAAACAAAAATACGCTGCTATAGGAGTAGCCCTAGGTGTCCTAGTAATAGGCTGGATGAGTTTGTCTCCTGTCTTACTAGAGGAAGGCATGAAGTTTAGAAGTACTTTTCACGCCAATCTGACAATTGTATTTGGTACTGTCGTCATCTTTTTGGTTGGCTTTCTATTCTCTGCTATCGCCAATAGAAAAAGCTAA
- a CDS encoding dihydrodipicolinate synthase family protein: protein MHRDLKKEPLRGVIPPMATLLLDDNQLDKEGTAQLIEHLIAGGVHGIFILGTTGECTNISYQLRRELITLSCEKVNGRVPVLVGITDTSLEESLALSRLSKEAGAAAVVAAPPYYYGLGESELITYFNKLADALPLPLYLYNMPSHTKTMMTQKAVLELSKHPNVYGLKDSSGQAVFFNAMIYAFRNRPDFTLLVGPEEMMASTVLMGGNGGVSGGANVFPKLFVDLYNAADKGDLKEVARLQEMVMELADEIYAMGSYGSSFLKGLKASMSIIGIGSGYLATPLSAFDKDQIEVIKKKLTGLAAYKQYI from the coding sequence ATGCATAGAGATTTAAAAAAAGAGCCATTGAGAGGGGTAATTCCTCCAATGGCTACCCTTTTGCTGGACGATAATCAGCTAGATAAAGAAGGAACTGCCCAACTAATAGAGCATCTTATAGCTGGTGGAGTTCATGGTATTTTTATTCTTGGTACTACCGGGGAGTGTACCAACATTTCTTACCAATTAAGGAGAGAGCTAATAACCTTGTCTTGTGAGAAAGTAAATGGAAGAGTTCCCGTATTGGTTGGGATTACGGATACTTCTCTAGAAGAGAGTCTGGCTTTAAGCCGTTTGTCAAAAGAAGCAGGCGCTGCAGCAGTAGTAGCAGCTCCACCTTATTATTATGGCTTAGGAGAAAGTGAGTTAATAACTTATTTCAATAAGCTTGCCGATGCCTTACCGCTTCCATTGTACTTGTACAATATGCCCTCGCATACCAAAACAATGATGACGCAAAAAGCTGTTTTGGAATTGTCCAAACACCCTAATGTTTATGGGCTTAAGGACAGTTCAGGACAAGCTGTGTTTTTCAATGCCATGATTTATGCTTTCAGGAATAGACCTGATTTCACCTTACTTGTTGGACCTGAAGAAATGATGGCTTCCACAGTTTTGATGGGTGGAAATGGTGGCGTAAGTGGTGGGGCCAATGTCTTCCCGAAACTTTTTGTAGACCTGTATAATGCTGCTGACAAAGGAGATTTAAAAGAGGTTGCAAGACTTCAGGAAATGGTGATGGAATTGGCCGATGAAATTTATGCCATGGGCTCTTATGGTTCTAGTTTCCTTAAAGGATTAAAGGCTTCCATGTCTATCATAGGAATCGGCAGTGGCTACCTGGCTACACCGCTATCAGCATTCGATAAAGATCAAATTGAAGTAATTAAGAAGAAATTGACTGGGCTCGCAGCCTATAAACAGTACATATAA
- a CDS encoding fucose isomerase encodes MSKEIYLIASGDLRLSANQTCWPAQKEMEDSLQGVFDDLGIKVIRAHKIDEKKGHGFIDSQKMGMEVFRNIDPEKPLIVAESVWQFSHHVLAGLTTHKGPILTIANWSGQWPGLVGMLNLNGSLTKAGVPYSTIWSKDFKDSFFLNGFKEWLESGKISHDLSHVKAFDPSSIPAKALETGTSLAKEFRKNKAIMGVFDEGCMGMFNAIIPDHLLHKTGLFKERLSQSTLYAAMRNVSTEEAEGVLQWLLDKGLTFNWGTKPETELTKEQTLEQCKMYVAALRLANKFGCDTIGIQYQQGLNELTPASDLVEGLLNNTERPPVLDEQGDEIIAGKALPHFNEVDECAGLDSLLTYKLWEKLGLVGDNTLHDLRYGENFTVNGKEEFVWVFLISGAAPPSHFTGGFKGASSDRQPPMYFPLGGGSLKGVSKPGHIVWSRVFVMDDQLHCDLGTGRVVELPEEETQRRWEMTTPEWPIMHGVLDGVNRDQMMARHKANHIHVVYANDKDSALEACYAKAAAMNELGIKTSLCGL; translated from the coding sequence ATGAGCAAAGAGATATACCTGATTGCCAGTGGCGATTTAAGACTTTCAGCCAATCAAACTTGTTGGCCTGCACAAAAAGAAATGGAAGACAGTCTCCAGGGAGTTTTTGATGACCTGGGAATTAAAGTCATCAGGGCACATAAAATTGATGAAAAAAAAGGTCATGGTTTTATCGATTCCCAAAAAATGGGAATGGAAGTATTTAGAAATATAGATCCCGAGAAACCATTAATCGTAGCAGAGAGTGTATGGCAGTTTTCCCACCATGTATTGGCAGGATTGACTACGCACAAAGGACCTATTTTGACCATTGCCAACTGGAGTGGTCAATGGCCTGGTTTAGTAGGAATGCTTAATCTCAATGGATCCCTAACCAAAGCTGGTGTGCCTTATTCTACGATATGGAGCAAGGATTTTAAAGACAGTTTCTTTTTAAATGGATTTAAAGAATGGTTGGAATCTGGGAAAATTTCTCATGATCTAAGCCATGTAAAAGCCTTTGACCCAAGCAGTATTCCAGCCAAAGCTTTGGAAACAGGAACTTCACTTGCCAAGGAATTTAGAAAAAACAAAGCCATAATGGGCGTGTTTGATGAAGGTTGTATGGGCATGTTTAATGCCATTATCCCTGATCATTTGTTGCACAAAACTGGTCTTTTCAAAGAAAGGTTAAGTCAGTCCACTTTGTATGCAGCCATGCGAAATGTTTCTACAGAAGAAGCCGAAGGTGTATTGCAGTGGTTGTTAGACAAGGGTTTAACTTTTAATTGGGGAACCAAACCAGAAACAGAACTTACAAAGGAACAAACCCTTGAGCAATGCAAAATGTATGTGGCTGCACTTAGGTTGGCCAATAAGTTTGGCTGTGACACTATAGGTATTCAATACCAGCAAGGGCTTAACGAACTAACTCCGGCCAGTGATTTGGTAGAGGGTTTGTTAAACAATACAGAAAGACCTCCAGTGCTTGATGAGCAGGGAGATGAAATAATTGCAGGTAAAGCACTCCCTCATTTCAATGAAGTGGATGAATGTGCAGGACTTGACAGTTTGCTAACTTACAAACTTTGGGAAAAACTTGGTTTGGTAGGAGACAATACCCTTCATGATTTAAGGTATGGAGAAAACTTCACAGTAAACGGCAAGGAAGAATTTGTATGGGTTTTCCTTATTTCAGGCGCAGCACCTCCGTCCCATTTTACAGGTGGATTTAAAGGGGCGAGCAGTGACAGGCAACCACCTATGTATTTTCCATTAGGTGGAGGAAGTTTAAAAGGAGTAAGCAAACCTGGCCATATCGTTTGGAGTCGGGTTTTTGTGATGGATGACCAATTGCATTGTGATCTTGGTACAGGAAGGGTCGTAGAACTTCCTGAAGAAGAAACTCAAAGAAGGTGGGAGATGACCACTCCTGAGTGGCCTATTATGCACGGTGTATTGGATGGTGTGAATCGCGATCAAATGATGGCAAGGCACAAGGCAAATCACATTCATGTGGTTTATGCAAATGATAAAGACAGTGCGCTTGAAGCATGCTATGCAAAGGCAGCTGCAATGAATGAATTGGGAATCAAAACGTCACTTTGTGGCCTTTAA
- a CDS encoding MCP four helix bundle domain-containing protein, whose product MTGKTFFAFKTKIAIALILVLFLIFAKSLVDKSNVDELEASFVTVYEDRLVVQDYIFNITELLFRMRLLVANTESIEQYLSVKNQVVDYHEQILAIISGFERTYLTPKEEKYLNDFKHLVSEKLEIQSYFSDQVATQKNYETSVQRFNSDFERVFNDLRELSKIQLLEGQKLTNLSYRIKARSDIWLQFEYAVLFILLIIISMLIYSSRGIQKE is encoded by the coding sequence ATGACAGGAAAAACCTTCTTTGCATTCAAGACAAAAATCGCCATTGCCTTAATTCTTGTTTTATTTCTCATTTTCGCTAAAAGTCTGGTTGACAAAAGCAATGTAGATGAGTTAGAAGCATCCTTTGTGACAGTTTATGAAGACAGGTTGGTGGTTCAAGACTATATTTTTAATATCACAGAGCTTCTCTTTAGAATGCGCTTATTGGTTGCCAATACTGAATCTATAGAGCAATATTTATCAGTGAAAAACCAGGTAGTGGACTATCATGAGCAAATCCTTGCGATTATCTCAGGCTTTGAACGCACCTATCTCACTCCCAAGGAAGAAAAATATCTTAATGATTTCAAACATTTGGTCTCAGAAAAGTTAGAAATACAGAGTTATTTCAGTGATCAGGTGGCTACGCAAAAAAATTACGAAACCAGTGTTCAAAGATTCAATTCGGATTTTGAGCGTGTATTCAATGATCTTAGAGAACTGTCCAAAATTCAATTATTAGAAGGCCAAAAACTGACCAATCTTAGTTATCGAATCAAAGCTCGATCTGATATTTGGTTACAATTTGAATACGCTGTTTTATTTATTTTGTTAATCATTATCAGCATGCTGATTTACTCTTCAAGAGGAATTCAAAAAGAGTAA
- a CDS encoding FG-GAP repeat domain-containing protein, protein MNTFNWFWIVLITIALFESSIVFGQERYRTVLDSPWERHTIDDSSLGSDGTKFSDVNNDGKLDLITGWEEGGISRIYLQPDNTKEKWPYITLPSPDVEDAFVSDLNGDGFMDLITLSEGDHQRITIHWAPADAADYLDAQKWISKDIPITIGKTKWMFGRPINLDGKNGLDLVVGSKDPNGTLGWLEAPENPLIMEDWKYHEISSLSWVMSIELLDMNTDGEVDVVITDRKGDLRGLRWLENPGRNSLTNVWENHFLGIRDGEPMFMDFYEAKKNQKEINFIVPVVQHGWEHFVKNEEVWEHYTLQFPDFVGDRAKSVKIGDINGDGLLDLTATFSESLGKSGVIAMMNFQTDLPYFIDISGKEGVKYDFILLKDLDGDGDLDLITSEETAADGSKKGLGVIWYENPIK, encoded by the coding sequence ATGAATACCTTTAATTGGTTTTGGATTGTATTAATTACTATAGCGCTTTTTGAGTCGAGTATAGTATTTGGTCAAGAGCGCTATAGGACAGTCCTTGATTCTCCTTGGGAGCGTCATACCATTGATGATTCTTCATTGGGTTCGGATGGCACTAAATTTTCAGATGTCAATAATGATGGAAAGCTTGATCTGATTACAGGTTGGGAAGAAGGAGGTATATCGCGTATTTACCTGCAGCCTGATAATACCAAAGAAAAGTGGCCATATATAACCTTGCCCTCTCCTGATGTGGAGGATGCTTTTGTTTCAGATCTAAATGGGGATGGTTTTATGGATTTGATCACCTTGTCTGAAGGAGATCACCAGCGGATTACGATTCATTGGGCACCTGCTGATGCAGCGGATTATTTAGATGCCCAAAAATGGATTTCTAAAGATATCCCTATTACAATAGGTAAAACGAAGTGGATGTTTGGACGACCTATTAATTTGGATGGGAAAAATGGTTTGGACCTGGTAGTGGGATCTAAGGATCCAAATGGAACTTTGGGATGGCTGGAAGCACCTGAAAATCCCCTAATAATGGAAGATTGGAAATACCATGAGATCTCTAGCCTAAGTTGGGTAATGTCCATAGAGCTTTTGGACATGAATACTGATGGGGAAGTGGATGTGGTGATTACAGATCGAAAAGGAGATTTGCGAGGTTTGAGATGGCTGGAAAACCCAGGGAGAAATTCTTTAACCAATGTCTGGGAAAATCATTTTTTAGGCATCAGAGATGGGGAACCAATGTTTATGGATTTCTATGAAGCCAAAAAGAATCAAAAAGAAATTAATTTTATTGTTCCGGTAGTTCAGCATGGATGGGAGCATTTTGTGAAAAACGAAGAGGTATGGGAGCATTACACTCTGCAATTCCCTGACTTTGTAGGGGATAGGGCTAAATCTGTAAAAATAGGAGATATCAATGGTGATGGATTGCTGGATTTGACCGCAACATTTTCAGAATCATTAGGTAAATCCGGAGTAATCGCAATGATGAATTTCCAAACTGACTTGCCTTACTTTATAGATATTAGTGGAAAGGAAGGTGTAAAATATGACTTTATACTTTTGAAAGATTTAGATGGAGATGGAGATTTGGATTTGATTACATCCGAGGAGACTGCAGCGGATGGATCAAAGAAAGGTTTGGGCGTAATTTGGTATGAAAACCCGATCAAATAA
- the pgi gene encoding glucose-6-phosphate isomerase, with translation MKNTNPTSTEAWKMLSDATAKSIELKSLFGKDPQRFQKFSVRFNDILLDYSKNRIDEEILSSLFDLANQTNLSEAIEDMFVGKAINGTEGRSVLHTALRNRSNDPVYVEGKDVMPKVNEVLNKMKVFSEKVSNGEWKGYTGKPIESLVNIGIGGSDLGPVMVTEALKPYQHSHIKTHFVSNVDGSHITEVLKQVNPETTLFFIASKTFTTQETMTNAHTARSWFLEHAENESEVAKHFIALSTNGKAVSEFGIDLDNMFEFWDWVGGRYSLWSAIGLTIACAVGFDNFRKLLEGAHDMDKHFRTESFDKNLPVLLALIGIWNTNFLGAASETILPYDQYMHRFAAYFQQGNMESNGKYTDREGNKVNYSTGPVIWGEPGTNGQHAFYQLIHQGTQLIPCDFIAPAQTHNPVSDHHAKLMSNFFAQTEALMNGKSLEEVKEEMKKEGKSPETIEKIAPHRVFEGNRPTNSILVKKINPSTLGALIAMYEHKIFVQGVIWNIFSFDQWGVELGKVLAKSILPELKSDEEVSSHDSSTNGLINAFKDFRKA, from the coding sequence ATGAAAAATACCAACCCAACCTCAACTGAAGCATGGAAAATGCTTTCTGATGCTACAGCAAAATCAATTGAATTAAAATCCTTATTCGGAAAAGACCCTCAGCGCTTCCAGAAATTCAGTGTCCGCTTCAATGATATCTTACTCGATTATTCCAAAAACCGAATAGATGAGGAAATTCTTTCTTCCCTTTTCGATTTGGCAAATCAGACCAACCTCAGTGAAGCGATTGAGGATATGTTTGTAGGCAAAGCCATTAATGGCACTGAAGGACGGTCAGTTCTTCATACTGCATTGAGAAACAGATCCAATGATCCCGTTTATGTAGAAGGAAAGGATGTAATGCCAAAGGTCAATGAGGTGTTGAATAAAATGAAGGTTTTCTCTGAGAAGGTCTCCAATGGAGAATGGAAAGGTTATACTGGTAAACCAATAGAATCCCTTGTCAATATTGGTATTGGAGGGAGCGATCTTGGTCCTGTAATGGTGACAGAAGCATTGAAACCTTATCAGCATTCGCATATTAAAACGCATTTTGTTTCTAATGTAGACGGTTCCCATATCACAGAGGTATTAAAACAGGTAAACCCTGAAACTACTTTGTTTTTTATTGCCTCTAAAACCTTTACAACTCAAGAAACAATGACCAATGCGCACACCGCAAGAAGTTGGTTTTTAGAGCATGCCGAAAATGAGTCGGAGGTAGCCAAACATTTCATCGCACTTTCTACTAATGGAAAGGCGGTTAGTGAGTTTGGTATAGACCTTGACAATATGTTTGAATTCTGGGATTGGGTAGGAGGAAGGTATTCCTTATGGTCCGCAATTGGCTTGACCATTGCTTGCGCTGTGGGCTTTGATAATTTCAGAAAACTCTTAGAGGGAGCTCATGACATGGACAAACATTTCAGAACAGAGTCGTTTGATAAAAACCTTCCTGTACTACTCGCATTAATTGGAATTTGGAACACCAACTTTCTTGGTGCTGCTTCAGAGACCATATTGCCCTATGATCAATACATGCACCGCTTTGCAGCCTATTTTCAACAAGGAAACATGGAAAGTAATGGCAAATATACAGATAGAGAAGGCAACAAAGTAAACTATTCAACAGGCCCTGTCATTTGGGGTGAGCCGGGAACCAATGGACAACATGCTTTTTACCAATTGATTCATCAGGGTACGCAGTTAATACCTTGCGATTTTATCGCACCTGCTCAAACGCATAACCCGGTGAGTGACCATCATGCCAAGCTAATGTCAAACTTTTTTGCGCAGACAGAAGCTTTAATGAATGGTAAATCTCTTGAAGAGGTTAAAGAAGAGATGAAAAAAGAAGGAAAATCTCCTGAGACAATTGAAAAGATTGCACCACACAGGGTTTTTGAAGGGAATAGGCCTACCAATTCCATTTTGGTTAAGAAAATAAACCCTTCCACTCTAGGCGCTTTAATTGCCATGTACGAACATAAAATATTTGTTCAAGGTGTGATTTGGAATATTTTCAGTTTCGACCAATGGGGAGTTGAGTTAGGTAAAGTTCTTGCGAAATCAATACTTCCTGAATTGAAATCTGATGAAGAGGTAAGCTCGCATGACTCTTCTACCAATGGGTTGATCAATGCATTTAAAGATTTCAGAAAAGCATAA